The proteins below are encoded in one region of Garra rufa chromosome 12, GarRuf1.0, whole genome shotgun sequence:
- the aanat1 gene encoding serotonin N-acetyltransferase produces MSALPFLKPIHMRAPISPGRQRRHTLPASEFRSLNTEDAISVFEIEREAFISVSGECPLHLDEVRHFLTLCPELSLGWFEQGRLVAFIIGSLWDQDRLTTDALTLHKPHGTTVHIHVLAVHRTFRQQGKGSILLWRYLQYLRCLPYVRRAVLMCEDFLVPFYQKSGFKGQGPSEITVGSLTFIEMYYPVRGHAFMRRNSGM; encoded by the exons ATGAGCGCACTGCCTTTCCTAAAGCCCATCCACATGAGAGCTCCGATCTCCCCTGGCCGCCAGCGCCGGCACACGCTCCCCGCCAGCGAGTTCCGGTCGCTCAACACTGAGGACGCCATCAGTGTATTCGAAATAGAGAGAGAGG CTTTTATATCTGTGTCTGGGGAATGTCCTCTTCATTTGGATGAGGTCCGGCACTTCCTCACCCTCTGTCCCGAGCTTTCACTGGGCTGGTTTGAACAGGGGAGGCTTGTCGCTTTTATCATTGGATCACTCTGGGACCAGGACCGTCTTACCACT GATGCATTGACCCTTCATAAGCCTCATGGGACTACTGTCCATATCCATGTGCTGGCAGTCCACCGGACCTTCCGCCAGCAGGGAAAAGGATCTATCCTGCTGTGGCGTTACCTGCAGTATCTCCGCTGTCTACCATATGTCCGCCGTGCCGTGCTCATGTGTGAGGACTTCTTGGTGCCTTTCTACCAGAAGTCTGGCTTTAAGGGGCAAGGTCCTTCTGAAATCACCGTTGGGTCACTTACCTTCATCGAGATGTATTATCCTGTAAGGGGACATGCATTCATGCGCCGTAACAGTGGAATGTAG